The DNA region CAGGGCGCGGCCCAGCGCGTCCGGCCCCTCCTCGCCCCGGGCGTCGCGGAGCGCGCGGGCGAGCGCGGCCTCGGGGCCGGCCGCGGCCGGCGGCGGCGCGGCCGGCGCGCGGGGCACGGGCGCGTGGGGCGCGGGGACGTCGGGCGCCCGGATCGGGAGCGCGGCGGGCACGGCGCGGCCCAGCAGCACCTCGTCGCCCGGCGCCTGGCCGGCCGCCTCGCGCGGCAGGTAGACGCGCCAGAGCGTGCCGCGGTTGTCGCGGTGCAGGGGGCGCGCGAAGCGCTTCTCGACGAGCGCGTCGAGGACGCGCAGCAGCCGGCGCTCGGACAGGCGGAGCCGCGCCATGAGGTCGCGCTTGGCGGCGCGGCACCAGTTCCGCCCCTCGCCGAACGAGAGCCGCAGCAGGTGCAGGTACGCGGCCTGCTCCTCGGCCTCCAGCGCGGTGGCCGCGGCGTCGAACGCGTCGAGCGGGATGGCGACGAAGGCGGCGCGCACCCGGGCGGCGCCGAGCAGCTCGCCCTCGAACGGCAGGCGGCGCATCTCGCCGGGCTCGAGCGCCTCGGCGGCGATCGCGCCTGCCGCGAGCGGGCGCGTGGCGAGCGCCGCGCTCCCGCGGACCCCACGGTAGAACCGATCCGCCCGCGCCATCGCCGCCACCCTCCGCACCGAGGGTCCACGGTAATCGGGCGATATCGAAGGTCAACTTTCCGGCGGCGCCGCCGCGGGGCGCCGGAGACGCGACGGCCCGCCGAGAGGGCGGGCCGTGGGTGACGCGGGGTGGAGCCGGCGGGCTAGATGAGCCCGCGCGAGCGGCGGAGCAGCTCGACCGTCTTCTGGTACTCGATGTCCCAGGCGGCCGTGCCCTCCTGCAGGTGCTTCAGCCGGGCGCGCGCCTCGCGGTCGATCTCCTCGTCCACGTCGAGGTGCTTCTTGAAGATGTTGAAGACCTTCTTGCGGAGGACGTGGTCCTCGGAGAAGACCTCCTCCACGTTCCGGGAGATGAGCAGGAACTCGATCATCTGGCCGATGACGTACTCGATCCCCTCGTCCCCCATCTTGAAGCCGCGGACGTCCGCCATCTCGCGCTTCACCTGGTTGAACCGGGAGTGATCGTAGCCGCGGCGCTCCAGCGCCTCGCGCGTGGCGGCGTTCACCCGCTCCTCCGCGGCGAGGTACTCCTTCATGATCGCCGCCATGTCCATCTCGGCGTCGGCGATGCGCAGGGTCTCCACCTCCACGTCGCCGTCCTGCATGAGGGTCTGTACGACCTCGCGGGCGATCGTCGGGATGACCTTCGGGTAAAGCCGCATGGAGTGTGTCCTTGCCTCGACGCCGCGGTCCGCGCCGCGGGCCGGATGCCGGTGCGAAGACCGCGAAACAAAAGGTAAAGCCGTATAAACCCCGCCTGCCTTCATAGGCAAGAGAAAACAGCGGCTTCTGGCATGTTCCATGCCGCGGGACGGGCGCGCATCGGCCCCCGTGGGCCCGGCCCCGCGCGGGCCCGAGGAGTTCACGGTGCGTACGGCAGGCGGGCGATCGGCGAGCGCCCCGGCGTCGCGGCGGAGGCGGCCCTCGGGCGGAACGCCGCGCGGCGCCTCCCCGGAAACGGCGAGGGCGGCGCCCGGCGGCGCCGCCCCCTGGAACCCGCGCCGGCGCGTGCGGCGCTAGCTGGCGTAGATCTTCATGACCTCGGCGAGCAGCTTCAGCGCCTCGGCCTTCGGGCGCTGGAACGCGTTGCGGCCCATGATCGAGCCGAACGCGCCGCCCTCCTTGAGGCCGCGGATCTCCTCGAGCACCGCGTCGGTGCCCTTCGCCTCGCCGCCGGAGAAGATCACGATGCGCTTGCCGTTGAACGCGCTCTGCACCACGTGGCGCACGCGCTCGGCCAGCGTCTTCGTCGGGATCTTCTGCTCCTCGTAGACCTTCTTCGCCGCGTCCAGCTCCACCAGGTCCTTGGGCGGCTTCACCTTGATGACGTGGGCGCCCATCTGCGCGGCGATCTGCGCGGCGTACGCGCTGATGTCCACCGCGGTCTCGCCGTCCTTGGAGACGCCGGAGCCGCGCGGGTAGCTCCACACCACCACCGCGAGGCCCATCGACTTCGCCTCCTGGGTGATCTCGCGGAGCTCCTCGAGCTGCGTGTTCCGGGCGTCGGAGGCCGGGTAGATGGTGAAGCCGACCGCGGAGCAGCCCAGGCGCACGGCCTCCTTCACGGAGGCGGTCACCGCCGAGCAGGGCGCGCCGCCCATCTTCGAGAGCGAGTCGGAGTTGTTGAGCTTCAGGATGAGCGGGATCTGCCCCGCGAACTTCGCCGCGCCCGCCTCGATGAAGCCGAGCGGGGCCGCGTAGGCGTTGCAGCCCGCGTCGATGGCGAGCTGGAAGTGGTAGTCGGGATCGTAGCCGTCGGGGTTCTTCGCGAACGACCGCGCCGGCCCGTGCTCGAAGCCCTGGTCCACCGGCAGGATCACCATCTTGCCGGTGCCGCCCAGCTTGCCGTGCATGAGCATGCGGTGCAGGTTCGCCAGCGTCCCGGGGTTGTCCGATCCGTACCAGGACAGGATCTGCTTCACGCGCTCGGTCGTGTGCTCGGGCATCTCTCTCTCCAGCAATTCGGTTGGCGGTGTCGGTGGCTCGGGGGCGGTGCCTGAATTTCGCCCGCAATCTACGGACCCGTGCCCGAACGAGGCAAGGGGAAAAGCCGGCGGCCGCCGGGCCGCGCCTCGCCCTCTCCCCGCGGGCTGCGCAGGTTTTCCTGGTCCACCCGAAAGGAAGGCAACGCATGGCCCGTGGAATGGGAGAGCGTCCGGAGCGCAGCCCCTCGGCGATCCTGTCGGAGGTCGAGTATCCGATCACGCGCGACGAGCTGTCGTCGGCGGCGGCCGAGGCCGGCGCGCCGGCGGACGCCATCAACTTCCTGAGGTCGCTGCCCGACCGGACGTACACGAGCCCGTCGGACGTGCTCCGGGAGTTCGGCGAGGGGAGCGCGCGCTTCGGGATGCACCGGACGGACGTGCGGCACCGGGAGGACCTGGGGAAGGAAGCGGTGGAGACGGGGGCGAATCCGACGAGGCATCCGTAGCTCGGGCTTGGACGGTTCGGTCGGGGTTGGGGCACGCGTCGGCTTTGAGGGCGCGGCGGCGTGTTCCGAGCGGCACGCCATGGCGGAGTTCCTCGTCGCGCTGGCGGAGTTCGACAAGCGTGCCGCGACCCAGGTTCCATTCCGGGCGCCCGAACCAAATCCACCCAACGGGGTCGAGCCCGCGGAGCATTCAGATGCCGCTCGCAGTGAGCCTGTCGAACTGCGAGCTGCGATCCCTGCCGCCAAGCCCAGCTCCATCGACTGGCTCGGATCGGACCAGGCGCGGATGCACCTCACCGTGTCCAAGGCATTCCTGAAGAAGCTCGACGCCGCCCGGGACGCGCTCTCGCACTCCATGCCGGGTTCCACCCGCGAGGACGTCCTCGAGGCGGCGCTCCGACGCCCTGATGGACGCTTACGCGGGTCGGAGCCGCGGCGGGCCGCCATCGCCCTGATGCGCTCGCGCGTTCCTTCCGGCTCAGCGGATCAGCGTGAACGTTCCTTCACTCTCCGTGCCGGCGCGGGAAGCACCGGGGGACGTAGCCGCAGCCCTCGGCGCGGCAGCGGGCCTCGTCGCGGCCGAGCTCCGCGGGCGAGGGCTCGGCGCCGCGGCGGGCCTCCGCGGCGAGCCGCGGCGCGTCCTGCTCGAAGCGCTCCAGCTCCCTCGCGCTGGGGGTCACGTCCACGGTGCGGTGGTCGCCGCGCAGGAACTGGAGCCGCGCGCGGACGCGGGCGCCGGGGTGGGCGCGGGCGGCGGCGAGCACGTAGGCGAGGAGCTGGAGGCGGTAGCGCTCCGCGGCGCCGGGCCTCGGCGTGGCGTACTTGTAGTCCACCACGGTGAGGCCGCCGCCGCGCCGCTCCTGCACCAGCGCGTCGAGCGCGCCGACGAGGTACACCGGGGGCGCGCCGTCGCCGGGTCCGAGGCGGAGCAGGAACGGGACCTCGCGCGAGAGCCGGCCGTCGCGCGCGGCGAGCGCCAGCTCGCGGCCGCCGGGCGACTCGGCGAACCGCGCCACCTCGAGCAGGATCCGGCGCACGCCGGGGCTGGCGGGGTCGTAGCCGCGGCGCGCGGCGGCGGCGGCGAGCTGGGCCCGGCGCTCGAGCGGCGGCGCGCCGAGATCGGTCTCGGCGAGCATGGCGTGCGCGAGCGTGCCGCGCGCGGTGGCGCGGCCGGGGTCGTCGCCGGGCGGCACGCCGGGGGCGCCGCGCGGCTCGGGGATCCCGAGCACGCGGCCGAGCAGGTGGCGCCGCGGGCAGCGGGCGTACTCGGCCAGCTCGGTGACGGCGGCGCGGACGGGCGAGGGCGGCGCGGGGGGCGCGAGCGGCGGCGGCGCGAGCGGCGCTGCGGGCGATCCGTCCGCGGGCGCGAGCTGCGCCGGCGCAGGGCCGGGCGCGGTCACCTCGGCCATGGGGATCCGGCGGGCGAGGTCGGGCCGCTCGGCCAGCCCGGCCTCCACCAGCCCGCGCCAGGTCTCCGCGCCGGAGCCCTCGCCGGAGAGCACCAGCAGGTCGCGGGCGCGGGTGAGCGCCACGTACAGCAGCCGCCGGGACTCGGCGGCGGCGGAGCGCCGGTCGTCCGCTCTCGCGCTGGCGAGCGCGGCGGTCTCCACGAACGCCTCGCGGGCGGGGTCGAACAGCGCCACGCACAGCCGGCCCTCGCGGTCGAGCAGCGCGCGCCGCAGGTCGGCCCGGGCCCGCGCGCCGAGGTCCGGAACGAACGCGACCGGCCACTCCAGCCCCTTCGCCTGGTGCACCGACAGGAGCGCCACGGCGTCGGCGGCCTCCAGCTCGGCCTCGGGCTCGCGCGGCGGCCTCGCGGCCTGCGCGCGCAGGTGCGCGGCCAGCTCGGCGGGCGTCCCGCCGTCCTCGCCGAAGCGGGCGGCGAGCGCGAGCGCCTTCTCGAGGTTCACCGCCCGCCGCTCGCCGTCGGGGCCGGCGAGCAGCGCGGCGTCGAGGTCGAGCGCCTCCACCGCGCGCGCGCACAGCTCGCCGACGGGCACCCGGTCGCGGAGCGCGTGGAGCGTGCGGTACGCGGCGAGCAGCCGGAGCAGGCGGGCCCATTCGTCCGCCGGGATGGCGCGCGGCGCGGCGTCCCGCAGCGGGCTCGCGCCGGGCCCCGAGTCGGCGGCGGGGGCCGCGTCGGCGCCCGCCGCGACGCGATCGACCTCGGCGGCCAGCTCCCCCGGCGCGAGCCAGGGCAGGCGCGCGAGGCCGGCGCGGGCGAGCAGGAGCAGGGCCCCGTCGGACACGGCGCACGCGGGGGAGCGGAGCAGCGCCGCCCACGCCACCGCGTCGGACGGGTCGGCGACGGCGGCGAGCAGCTCCCCGAGATCCCGCACCTCGGGCGCCTGGTAGAAGCCGCCGCCGCGCGCCAGCCGGTACGGGACGCCGGCGGCGCGCAGCGCCCGCTCGTACGGCGCGATCTGCGTGAGCCGCCGGAACAGGATGGCGACGTCGC from Anaeromyxobacter dehalogenans 2CP-C includes:
- a CDS encoding DUF507 family protein → MRLYPKVIPTIAREVVQTLMQDGDVEVETLRIADAEMDMAAIMKEYLAAEERVNAATREALERRGYDHSRFNQVKREMADVRGFKMGDEGIEYVIGQMIEFLLISRNVEEVFSEDHVLRKKVFNIFKKHLDVDEEIDREARARLKHLQEGTAAWDIEYQKTVELLRRSRGLI
- a CDS encoding class I fructose-bisphosphate aldolase, coding for MPEHTTERVKQILSWYGSDNPGTLANLHRMLMHGKLGGTGKMVILPVDQGFEHGPARSFAKNPDGYDPDYHFQLAIDAGCNAYAAPLGFIEAGAAKFAGQIPLILKLNNSDSLSKMGGAPCSAVTASVKEAVRLGCSAVGFTIYPASDARNTQLEELREITQEAKSMGLAVVVWSYPRGSGVSKDGETAVDISAYAAQIAAQMGAHVIKVKPPKDLVELDAAKKVYEEQKIPTKTLAERVRHVVQSAFNGKRIVIFSGGEAKGTDAVLEEIRGLKEGGAFGSIMGRNAFQRPKAEALKLLAEVMKIYAS
- a CDS encoding DUF2795 domain-containing protein — encoded protein: MARGMGERPERSPSAILSEVEYPITRDELSSAAAEAGAPADAINFLRSLPDRTYTSPSDVLREFGEGSARFGMHRTDVRHREDLGKEAVETGANPTRHP
- a CDS encoding UvrD-helicase domain-containing protein — encoded protein: MSGKVTFGPAAQALFRLEAPTAVSAGAGSGKTTALVELCVRLLEGSALGSPCEPRELAAITFTEKAAQELEERLRGAVAARARAAREADPESPEARAWLERLHGLDAMAVGTIHGFCGRLLREHAPEAGLDPEAAVLEEDRASGWIAASAQAAVVAALDAGRPAARALAAGLGAARGGLPALVGGLLRERATRGDGGPVALAPADEEAALAARARLDAAALALLGAGAEAATAGARALVEAVGRAREALRPGDLDGALSADALARLGGLADALRGKRVLKADGPALREAREALAAAWEALEPLAAGVLAGPQQAELARLVEDAEARYAARKASARAVDFDDLLLRARDLLRADPGVRAELRGRLRALLVDEYQDVNPVQQEVFELVAGPGGGPGPVLVAVGDLKQSIYRFRGADVAVFARLIRRLDAGEGRVLHLSENHRSAPAVLDLVNEVSARAFRPPPGAPPRDDELAFGEHDRLVPTRPDALRPACEVLEDGAEGNAAERREREAEAIAARIGALVSGAAGAEIRERDGVTARRPRFGDVAILFRRLTQIAPYERALRAAGVPYRLARGGGFYQAPEVRDLGELLAAVADPSDAVAWAALLRSPACAVSDGALLLLARAGLARLPWLAPGELAAEVDRVAAGADAAPAADSGPGASPLRDAAPRAIPADEWARLLRLLAAYRTLHALRDRVPVGELCARAVEALDLDAALLAGPDGERRAVNLEKALALAARFGEDGGTPAELAAHLRAQAARPPREPEAELEAADAVALLSVHQAKGLEWPVAFVPDLGARARADLRRALLDREGRLCVALFDPAREAFVETAALASARADDRRSAAAESRRLLYVALTRARDLLVLSGEGSGAETWRGLVEAGLAERPDLARRIPMAEVTAPGPAPAQLAPADGSPAAPLAPPPLAPPAPPSPVRAAVTELAEYARCPRRHLLGRVLGIPEPRGAPGVPPGDDPGRATARGTLAHAMLAETDLGAPPLERRAQLAAAAARRGYDPASPGVRRILLEVARFAESPGGRELALAARDGRLSREVPFLLRLGPGDGAPPVYLVGALDALVQERRGGGLTVVDYKYATPRPGAAERYRLQLLAYVLAAARAHPGARVRARLQFLRGDHRTVDVTPSARELERFEQDAPRLAAEARRGAEPSPAELGRDEARCRAEGCGYVPRCFPRRHGE